The following proteins come from a genomic window of Pirellula staleyi DSM 6068:
- a CDS encoding biopolymer transporter ExbD: MPIKRESQLGDKIPIDMTPMIDIVFQLLTFFIMTLKIASVEGDFNIKMPLAAPRAGQPDPDVIPPIKVRLRATSSGDLADVLVNDTTYGTGDEAWQRVQVQVAGLAQDGSLSSSIEVELDCDYGLKYENVIAAITAVSGKLGPDGRIIKLAEKIKFAPPRPQ, translated from the coding sequence ATGCCAATCAAACGCGAAAGCCAGCTGGGCGACAAGATTCCGATCGACATGACGCCGATGATCGATATCGTGTTCCAGCTCCTCACCTTTTTCATCATGACGCTGAAAATCGCCTCGGTGGAAGGTGACTTCAACATCAAGATGCCGCTCGCCGCGCCACGCGCTGGCCAGCCCGATCCTGATGTGATTCCACCGATCAAGGTTCGTCTGCGTGCTACATCGTCGGGCGATCTGGCTGACGTGCTGGTGAACGACACCACCTATGGCACTGGCGACGAAGCTTGGCAACGGGTTCAAGTGCAAGTGGCTGGCCTCGCTCAGGACGGCAGTTTGAGTTCGTCGATTGAAGTGGAACTCGACTGCGACTATGGCCTGAAGTACGAAAACGTTATCGCCGCCATCACTGCTGTGTCGGGCAAGCTGGGGCCCGACGGACGAATCATCAAGCTGGCTGAGAAGATCAAGTTCGCGCCGCCACGGCCGCAGTAA
- a CDS encoding biopolymer transporter ExbD: protein MSRSTPTFGEKVPIDMTPMIDIVFQLLTFFIMTLQIAAQEGDFMVRMPLSTGVPHEPSPETAPTVRLRLHATMTGDLAEVRLNDVSYGSGAAAWKGIQNQIVQLLGDGTRCRMLWKWSSIAMSV, encoded by the coding sequence ATGAGCCGCAGCACACCGACGTTTGGCGAGAAGGTGCCGATCGACATGACGCCGATGATCGACATCGTGTTTCAGCTCCTCACGTTTTTCATCATGACGCTGCAGATCGCGGCCCAAGAGGGTGACTTCATGGTACGGATGCCGCTAAGTACCGGCGTCCCGCATGAGCCATCACCCGAAACGGCTCCGACTGTTCGTTTGCGGCTGCACGCGACAATGACTGGCGATCTGGCCGAAGTTCGGCTGAATGATGTTTCGTACGGCAGTGGCGCAGCTGCTTGGAAGGGGATTCAAAATCAAATCGTTCAGCTGCTGGGAGATGGGACGCGCTGCAGGATGCTCTGGAAGTGGAGCTCGATTGCGATGAGCGTTTGA
- the xerD gene encoding site-specific tyrosine recombinase XerD translates to MRPLKPKLVVPAAVAGAGQGDRWARSFIEYLRTECHLAKNSVAAYQRDMTRFCRWLGDRFIPKLTVRDLTDYLAFMREENLDPKSIARHVVTLKLFLRYLQLEGIIKDNPAELLGTTKTAATIPDVLSPTVAARLLDAPQPYDPLFRRDRALLELLYATGCRASEVSVMEVRDLRIEDRFCLARGKGSKERLVPLGDPALAAVEAYLEHERPKLAAKSKQGVPPWLLLSSRGQRLTRQKIWELVKQYALRCGAPASMSPHTLRHSFATHLLSGGADLRQVQELLGHASIGTTQIYTHVDQSRLKKIHSQFHPRA, encoded by the coding sequence ATGCGCCCTCTAAAGCCGAAATTGGTCGTTCCTGCCGCTGTTGCTGGCGCTGGCCAAGGAGATCGCTGGGCGCGCAGTTTCATCGAGTATCTGCGGACCGAATGCCACCTCGCCAAGAACAGCGTGGCGGCCTACCAGCGCGACATGACCCGTTTTTGTCGGTGGCTGGGGGATCGGTTTATTCCCAAGCTCACCGTGCGCGATCTGACCGACTACCTCGCCTTCATGCGCGAGGAAAATCTCGATCCCAAGTCGATCGCGCGACACGTGGTGACTCTCAAGCTCTTCTTGCGCTACCTGCAGCTCGAAGGGATCATTAAAGACAATCCTGCGGAACTCCTCGGTACAACGAAAACAGCAGCGACGATTCCCGATGTCCTTTCCCCGACAGTTGCCGCACGACTGCTCGATGCGCCACAGCCTTACGATCCCCTCTTCCGCCGCGATCGGGCGCTGCTCGAACTGCTTTATGCAACCGGCTGTCGCGCCTCGGAAGTGAGTGTAATGGAGGTCCGCGATCTGCGCATCGAAGATCGTTTTTGCCTGGCCCGGGGTAAAGGAAGCAAAGAACGACTCGTCCCGCTGGGTGACCCAGCACTCGCCGCTGTCGAGGCCTACCTCGAGCATGAGCGTCCAAAACTCGCCGCCAAGTCCAAGCAAGGGGTTCCCCCTTGGCTGCTCCTATCGAGCCGTGGTCAGCGACTGACACGCCAAAAAATTTGGGAGCTCGTGAAGCAATATGCCCTTCGCTGTGGCGCACCAGCTTCGATGAGCCCACACACACTGCGGCACAGTTTTGCGACCCACTTGCTCAGTGGAGGTGCCGATTTGCGACAGGTGCAAGAGCTGCTGGGACATGCCAGCATCGGCACAACCCAAATCTATACCCACGTTGATCAGTCGCGACTGAAAAAGATTCACTCGCAGTTCCATCCGCGAGCCTAG
- the galE gene encoding UDP-glucose 4-epimerase GalE, whose protein sequence is MRLLVIGGAGYVGSHGVRVLEGAGHEVWVYDNLSRGHRSAARADRLIVGSLHDQPLLESVLRDRQIDAVLHYAAFALVGESVGNPAMYYHNNVIGSYHLLEAMRASGVQNLIFSSTTAIFGEPEKTPIAEHFPKQPINPYGFTKLVMERMLDDYAQAYGMSFVALRYFNAAGAHPSGEIGEDHTPESHLIPIVLQVALGQREKITIYGNDYPTLDGTCIRDYIHVDDLADAHLLALDHFAPGKGLKLNLGTGRGHSVKEVIDCCRAVTGHPIQAEVGERRPGDPSALVADPTLAKKTLGWQPRYNTLLPIVETAWNWHQKHPHGYGD, encoded by the coding sequence ATGCGACTTTTGGTGATTGGTGGGGCAGGCTACGTCGGCTCACATGGCGTGCGTGTGCTCGAAGGGGCAGGGCACGAGGTTTGGGTGTACGACAACTTGTCGCGTGGACATCGTAGCGCCGCCCGTGCCGATCGTTTGATCGTCGGGAGCTTGCACGATCAGCCGCTGCTCGAATCGGTCTTGCGCGATCGGCAAATTGATGCCGTCTTGCACTACGCAGCGTTCGCACTGGTGGGCGAATCCGTTGGCAATCCGGCGATGTACTATCACAACAACGTGATCGGTAGCTATCACCTGCTGGAAGCGATGCGCGCCAGCGGTGTGCAGAACTTGATCTTCAGCAGCACGACCGCCATTTTTGGTGAGCCTGAGAAGACTCCGATTGCCGAGCACTTTCCCAAGCAGCCAATCAATCCGTACGGGTTCACCAAGCTGGTGATGGAGCGGATGCTCGATGACTACGCGCAGGCGTATGGGATGTCGTTTGTCGCGCTCCGCTATTTCAACGCAGCAGGCGCACACCCCAGTGGCGAGATTGGTGAAGACCATACTCCTGAATCGCATCTCATTCCGATCGTGCTGCAAGTGGCACTCGGGCAGCGCGAGAAAATCACGATCTACGGCAACGACTATCCGACTCTCGATGGCACCTGCATTCGCGACTACATTCACGTCGATGATCTTGCCGACGCCCATTTGCTTGCGCTCGATCACTTTGCTCCGGGCAAGGGACTCAAGCTGAATCTCGGCACAGGGCGCGGGCATAGTGTGAAGGAAGTGATCGACTGCTGTCGCGCAGTGACCGGGCATCCTATTCAGGCAGAGGTTGGCGAGCGTCGTCCCGGCGATCCCTCGGCGCTAGTTGCCGATCCAACACTCGCCAAGAAGACGCTCGGCTGGCAACCGCGTTACAACACGCTGCTGCCCATCGTCGAAACGGCCTGGAACTGGCATCAGAAGCATCCGCACGGCTATGGCGATTGA
- a CDS encoding 1-acyl-sn-glycerol-3-phosphate acyltransferase encodes MQNIIVEKPYRFVPPYRGTFWSTVLRWIKVHEYYLRKTEGVESYEIRHLDRLEKSIADGHGILLTPNHPRTADPLAMGWLATDAKCHFYAMASWHLFNQDKLSAWAINRMGGFSINREGVDRQAINTAIDLIVEAKRAMVIFPEGATSRTSDRLQAMLEGVAFIARSAAKKRAKLSPDKKVVVHPIAIKYYYRGDLEKLADEMLTDIEHRLSWRPQRDLPLLSRIGKVAGALLSLKEIEYLGEARSGKLEPRLNFLINHLLGPIELKWLGSEQSGPVVPRVRALRVKILPDLTESRCDEAERTRRWKDLSDIYLAQQLACYPPDYLASYPSRDRILEILEKFEEDLTDKVRVHGGLHCVIWVGEAIEVSPERTRGLEYDPLMQQIVDRLTEMVAVLAKESALVPGYEPAASST; translated from the coding sequence ATGCAGAACATCATTGTCGAGAAGCCGTATCGGTTTGTCCCTCCGTATCGCGGCACGTTCTGGTCGACGGTGCTGCGTTGGATCAAAGTGCACGAGTACTACTTGCGCAAGACTGAAGGGGTCGAGTCGTACGAAATTCGCCATCTCGATCGGCTCGAAAAATCGATCGCCGATGGCCATGGCATTCTACTGACACCGAATCATCCGCGCACCGCCGATCCACTAGCGATGGGGTGGCTGGCCACCGATGCAAAGTGCCATTTCTACGCGATGGCGAGCTGGCATCTCTTCAATCAAGACAAGCTGTCGGCCTGGGCCATCAATCGCATGGGTGGCTTCAGCATCAATCGCGAAGGTGTCGACCGGCAAGCAATTAATACAGCGATCGACCTGATTGTTGAAGCCAAACGCGCGATGGTGATTTTTCCGGAAGGGGCCACTAGTCGTACGAGTGATCGCCTGCAAGCGATGCTCGAAGGAGTCGCGTTTATTGCCAGATCGGCCGCAAAAAAACGCGCGAAGCTATCGCCCGACAAGAAGGTGGTCGTCCATCCAATTGCGATTAAGTACTACTATCGTGGCGATCTCGAAAAACTTGCCGACGAGATGCTCACCGACATCGAGCATCGATTGTCGTGGCGACCGCAGCGCGACTTACCACTCCTGTCGCGCATCGGTAAAGTCGCGGGCGCTTTGCTGTCGCTCAAAGAGATCGAATATCTTGGTGAAGCACGCTCGGGAAAGCTCGAACCACGCTTGAACTTTCTGATCAACCATCTGCTTGGGCCCATCGAGCTCAAATGGCTCGGAAGCGAGCAATCGGGGCCGGTGGTGCCGCGCGTTCGTGCGCTGCGTGTGAAGATTCTTCCCGACCTTACGGAAAGCCGCTGCGATGAAGCAGAACGGACGCGGCGCTGGAAAGATCTGTCCGACATTTATCTGGCCCAGCAGCTCGCCTGCTATCCCCCCGACTATCTGGCGAGCTATCCGAGTCGCGATCGCATCCTCGAGATTCTCGAAAAGTTCGAAGAGGATCTCACCGACAAAGTACGAGTGCATGGGGGTCTGCACTGCGTGATCTGGGTGGGGGAAGCGATTGAGGTTTCGCCCGAACGAACGCGCGGGCTCGAGTACGATCCCCTCATGCAGCAGATCGTCGATCGACTGACCGAAATGGTGGCAGTCCTCGCGAAAGAATCGGCACTCGTGCCGGGCTACGAACCGGCAGCATCTTCCACTTAG
- a CDS encoding DUF87 domain-containing protein encodes MQDYERLGVFYLGREYDLAAAAPKEQLLLYDTKDLTTHAVCVGMTGSGKTGLCLSLLEEAAIDGIPALIIDPKGDLGNLLLTFPNLEPSDFQPWIEPAEATRAGCTVEEYAAKTAAKYREGLAAWGQDPSRIERFKKSADVAIYTPGSSSGLPLAVLRSFACPGAATLENSESLRDTITAAVSGLLGLLGIEADPLQSREHILLSNILDRSWCEGKDVAVADLVRLIQSPPIERVGVIDLESFYAAKDRFALAMRLNNLLASPGFSTWMEGQPLDIQQLLYTPEGRPRLAIISIAHLSDSERMFFVTLLLNATLGWMRSQAGTSSLRAILYMDEVFGYFPPTANPPSKLPMLTLLKQARAFGLGVVLATQNPVDLDYKGLANCGTWFLGRLQTERDKMRVLDGLEGASTAAGQTFNRSEMEAILSGLGNRVFLLNNVHDDAPVVFQTRWALSYLRGPLTRQQISGLMQSRKESLPAATVRSAAAVVANSAAAATSSAQTRPVLPPDVKEQFVPARKSLPADSKLVYQPALLASGTVHFVQNTLGISHSEKVLLLAAATEGAASDVWSGSSNVSESGIEFEASPDASAAFGALPGEFSRAKKYTELTTAAKDFLYRSRRLSIWKCAAIKLSSSVGETEAEFRLKIGQQLREARDLAIAKLHTKYAPKLASAQEAIRKAEQKVAKEKAQANEQMMSSVVSIGTSILGAMFGRKLASSTNLGRASTGMKSISRAARERQDISQAEDSVEACVEKLKTLETEFQDETKKLQDQFQADAVNLEQVEIAPKKADCDIDSVILVWLPTAQTSTGVITPLYE; translated from the coding sequence ATGCAAGACTACGAACGCCTTGGTGTTTTTTATCTCGGACGCGAATACGATCTTGCCGCTGCAGCGCCCAAAGAGCAGTTGCTGCTGTACGACACCAAAGATCTCACGACCCACGCAGTTTGTGTCGGCATGACAGGGAGTGGCAAAACAGGTCTTTGTTTGTCGCTGCTCGAAGAGGCTGCGATTGATGGGATACCGGCGCTGATCATCGATCCCAAGGGGGATCTGGGCAATCTTCTGCTGACATTCCCCAATCTCGAGCCGAGCGATTTTCAACCTTGGATTGAGCCTGCTGAAGCGACCCGCGCGGGCTGCACCGTCGAAGAATATGCCGCGAAGACAGCCGCCAAATATCGCGAGGGGCTCGCTGCTTGGGGGCAAGATCCCTCGCGTATCGAGCGGTTCAAGAAGTCGGCAGATGTAGCGATCTATACACCGGGCAGCAGCAGCGGCTTGCCGTTGGCGGTACTGCGTAGTTTTGCTTGTCCCGGCGCGGCGACACTCGAAAACAGTGAAAGCTTGCGCGACACGATTACAGCAGCGGTTTCGGGACTGCTCGGGCTACTCGGAATCGAAGCCGATCCGCTGCAGTCGCGCGAACATATCCTCCTCTCCAACATTCTCGATCGAAGTTGGTGCGAAGGAAAGGATGTCGCGGTTGCCGATCTCGTGCGGCTGATCCAGTCTCCCCCGATCGAGCGCGTTGGTGTGATCGATCTTGAAAGTTTCTATGCGGCGAAGGATCGTTTTGCGCTCGCGATGCGACTGAATAACTTGCTCGCATCGCCCGGATTTTCGACCTGGATGGAAGGTCAGCCGCTCGACATCCAGCAATTGCTCTACACGCCTGAAGGTCGGCCGCGACTAGCGATCATTTCGATCGCGCATCTGAGCGATAGCGAGCGGATGTTCTTCGTAACCCTGCTGCTCAATGCCACACTCGGCTGGATGCGCAGTCAGGCAGGAACATCGAGCCTGCGCGCGATCCTCTACATGGACGAAGTCTTCGGCTACTTCCCTCCCACGGCCAATCCACCGTCGAAGCTGCCGATGCTGACGCTGCTCAAGCAGGCCCGCGCGTTTGGTCTTGGTGTCGTGCTTGCGACGCAAAACCCGGTCGATCTCGACTACAAAGGGCTGGCCAACTGCGGTACCTGGTTCCTCGGACGATTGCAAACCGAACGCGATAAAATGCGTGTGCTCGATGGACTCGAAGGAGCCTCGACCGCTGCGGGACAAACATTCAATCGAAGCGAAATGGAAGCGATTCTTTCGGGGCTTGGCAATCGCGTCTTCCTGCTCAACAACGTGCACGATGATGCGCCGGTCGTCTTTCAAACGCGGTGGGCGCTTTCCTATTTGCGGGGGCCTCTGACGCGTCAGCAAATCAGTGGCTTGATGCAGTCGCGCAAGGAAAGTTTGCCCGCAGCGACCGTTCGTAGCGCGGCGGCTGTCGTGGCGAACTCAGCGGCGGCGGCCACCAGCAGCGCGCAGACGCGGCCGGTCCTTCCACCGGATGTGAAAGAGCAATTTGTACCAGCACGAAAGAGCCTTCCAGCCGACTCGAAACTCGTCTATCAACCTGCGTTGCTGGCGAGTGGTACGGTTCATTTTGTGCAAAATACGCTTGGAATATCGCACTCTGAGAAGGTGCTGCTGTTGGCTGCGGCCACCGAGGGTGCTGCGAGTGATGTCTGGAGTGGCAGCAGCAACGTGAGCGAAAGTGGGATCGAGTTCGAAGCCTCACCCGATGCGAGTGCGGCTTTTGGGGCACTCCCGGGTGAATTTTCGCGTGCAAAAAAATATACCGAGCTGACAACGGCTGCGAAGGACTTTCTGTATCGCTCGCGGCGGCTCTCGATTTGGAAATGCGCGGCGATCAAGCTTTCGTCATCGGTGGGTGAGACTGAGGCAGAATTCCGCCTCAAGATCGGTCAGCAGCTGCGCGAGGCACGCGATTTGGCGATTGCAAAATTGCATACCAAGTATGCCCCCAAGCTGGCTTCTGCGCAGGAAGCGATTCGCAAGGCCGAGCAAAAGGTGGCGAAGGAAAAAGCACAGGCCAATGAGCAGATGATGAGCAGTGTCGTCTCAATTGGTACGAGCATTCTTGGAGCCATGTTTGGCCGAAAACTTGCTTCGTCCACGAACCTCGGCCGCGCTTCGACCGGGATGAAATCGATCAGCCGCGCGGCTCGCGAACGGCAAGACATCTCGCAAGCAGAAGATTCGGTAGAGGCATGCGTCGAGAAACTCAAAACGCTCGAGACGGAGTTTCAGGACGAAACGAAGAAGCTGCAAGATCAGTTTCAGGCAGATGCCGTAAACCTCGAGCAAGTGGAGATCGCGCCGAAGAAGGCCGACTGCGATATCGACAGTGTGATTCTCGTTTGGCTACCGACTGCGCAAACATCGACCGGGGTCATTACACCACTCTACGAGTAG
- a CDS encoding superoxide dismutase, whose translation MAFTLPALPYATNALEPYIDAKTMEIHHTKHHQAYITNANNALAGSELESLSVEALIADLSKVPENIRATVRNNAGGHANHSLFWTILGPGAGGTPSGELGDAITSTFGSFDTFKEAFAKAGATRFGSGWAWLSVSGGKLIVESTPNQDSPIMEGRTPILGLDVWEHAYYLNYQNRRPDYIAAFWNIVNWNEVARRFAAAK comes from the coding sequence ATGGCTTTCACACTCCCTGCTCTCCCTTACGCTACAAACGCTCTCGAGCCTTACATCGATGCCAAAACGATGGAAATCCATCACACGAAGCATCACCAGGCCTACATCACCAACGCTAACAACGCCCTGGCTGGCAGCGAACTCGAATCGCTCAGCGTGGAAGCTTTGATCGCCGATCTCAGCAAAGTTCCCGAGAACATTCGCGCCACTGTCCGCAACAATGCAGGTGGTCATGCGAACCACTCGCTCTTCTGGACCATTCTCGGCCCCGGAGCTGGCGGTACTCCATCGGGCGAACTCGGCGATGCCATCACCAGCACCTTCGGCAGCTTCGACACGTTCAAAGAAGCCTTCGCCAAGGCTGGTGCAACTCGTTTTGGTAGCGGCTGGGCTTGGCTCAGCGTTTCGGGGGGCAAGCTGATCGTCGAGAGCACTCCGAACCAAGATAGCCCCATCATGGAAGGTCGTACGCCGATCCTCGGCCTCGACGTGTGGGAACACGCTTACTACCTGAACTATCAGAATCGCCGCCCCGACTACATCGCTGCGTTCTGGAACATCGTGAATTGGAACGAAGTGGCTCGCCGCTTTGCTGCCGCCAAATAG
- the ccsA gene encoding cytochrome c biogenesis protein CcsA yields MSSTTTLPEQQSSSQRGSRTAPAENSISKYLWWVLEAAASLKLTVALLVYATFVVWIGTLAQTEADIWQVVDTYFHSIIMPVDFHFLLMIPKMAFPNLPIPELGQFVIPMPGGWIVGMLMIINLTAAHGIRFKVQTKGIELLTGLVVTAVGIVLTTLVVMLGNLAGGFQSLPWFSWSVVWYTLVLVSIIAWAAGAFYLGKWLVDKNASFTSTQWLFAGIWIGAEVLLPATLVYCAVAGVSLGNESLRILWQLLQGGFASIVLLVGCWLAFRKRAGVVLLHAGIGLMMLNELLVGRYAVEWQVFLPEGESANYFRDIRTTELAIITPKKDAEEDLVSVIPREILQQNLQVNKGLLEQKKEPQPIADPENLLPFDVAVVDYYNNADVRDVKPSEKTLATAGRGLRETIVPLDAAKGTDSDSSVDMAAAYVKILEKKTGKDLGTYMLSQFASEQANAERFAERVKTGDDEHQLFIRFRRAYQPYTVTLENVSKDDYLGSDTPRNYSSDIILRDPKLGVDEKVHIKMNDPLRYAGVTFYQSGYSKVMQGGKPTEATTLAVVYNRGWMIPYVACMIVATGMLAHFLIALGRFLARDLMPDVPVLATPVAPTLFASTKGKQKPKQREQELPAIAPTRQRDWPTIILCASVAVMFFAFIGSITRTKKPAADQFDLVSFGELPMAHRGRVKPLDTYARNTLRTLSMREQIKDKDGNTISATRWFLDTVTGADAALEYKIFRIDDFEILKLFGIKREKGNLYSAVQLRDNIGEFQKQSEAARKIKVDDRTPYQVNLLQLDQRLQAYMVMIRSFTPPNLPPFPSPELVRTDRQEAVRQFQNFQLAVSEQTELLKEMQPPLAIALTPSKDLDDKGRWTNYPEAFINSFFESQLTGKEPDAAVLQFETMLDSYRSGDVSKFNAALLQYKGGLSSKPPVDYKPAQTSFEAYFNQVSPFFYGWLVYLVVFVIALAAILFQSRALNSAAFTLLVLMFVLHTVSLLARIYISGRPPVTNLYSSAIFIGWGAVMFGIAIEMIYKIGVGNLVAAIMGYSTLQIAYQLAAGGDTIEVLQAVLDTQFWLATHVVCITLGYVATFVAGVIGVIYVVFGLATPVLQKDTRKDLGRMMYGVTCFAIFFSFVGTVLGGLWADDSWGRFWGWDPKENGALMIVLWNAVVLHARWDKMIADRGLAVVSILGNVVTAWSWFGVNELGVGLHSYGFTDGTMFRLVLFAISQFVLAALGCLPMHLWYSVAAENAPPAKSFSKA; encoded by the coding sequence ATGTCGTCGACTACCACGCTCCCCGAGCAACAGAGCTCGAGCCAACGGGGCTCCCGCACCGCTCCCGCTGAAAACTCGATCTCGAAATATCTCTGGTGGGTCCTGGAAGCGGCCGCCTCGTTGAAGCTCACCGTGGCACTGCTGGTGTATGCCACTTTCGTCGTTTGGATCGGCACCCTTGCCCAAACGGAAGCGGATATTTGGCAGGTCGTCGACACCTACTTCCACTCGATCATCATGCCGGTCGATTTTCATTTTCTGCTGATGATCCCCAAGATGGCCTTTCCGAACCTGCCAATCCCGGAACTCGGACAGTTTGTTATCCCCATGCCAGGTGGCTGGATCGTCGGCATGCTGATGATCATCAACCTCACGGCAGCTCACGGCATTCGTTTCAAGGTCCAGACCAAAGGGATCGAACTCCTCACAGGACTCGTTGTCACCGCGGTCGGCATCGTTCTCACCACGCTGGTGGTCATGCTCGGCAATCTCGCGGGTGGGTTTCAGTCCCTCCCGTGGTTTTCGTGGAGTGTTGTCTGGTACACCCTCGTGCTCGTCTCAATCATCGCCTGGGCTGCTGGCGCGTTTTATCTCGGCAAGTGGCTTGTCGACAAAAATGCTTCCTTCACATCGACGCAGTGGCTCTTTGCCGGAATTTGGATTGGTGCTGAAGTTTTGCTTCCGGCCACGCTGGTCTACTGCGCAGTTGCCGGCGTATCGCTGGGTAACGAATCGCTCCGCATTCTGTGGCAGCTTTTGCAAGGTGGTTTTGCGAGCATCGTGCTGCTGGTCGGCTGCTGGCTCGCCTTCCGCAAACGTGCCGGCGTGGTTCTGCTCCATGCAGGCATCGGCCTGATGATGCTCAACGAACTGCTCGTCGGACGCTATGCCGTCGAATGGCAAGTCTTCCTACCGGAAGGTGAGTCGGCGAACTATTTTCGCGATATCCGCACCACGGAACTGGCCATCATTACCCCCAAGAAAGATGCGGAAGAAGATCTCGTTTCGGTCATTCCTCGCGAGATCCTGCAGCAAAACCTGCAAGTGAATAAGGGGCTGCTCGAGCAGAAAAAAGAACCTCAGCCGATCGCCGATCCCGAGAACCTGTTGCCGTTTGATGTGGCGGTTGTCGACTACTACAACAACGCCGATGTGCGGGATGTAAAGCCTTCGGAAAAGACACTGGCCACCGCCGGCCGGGGTCTCCGCGAAACGATCGTTCCGCTCGATGCAGCGAAAGGGACCGACTCCGATTCGTCGGTCGATATGGCCGCCGCATATGTCAAGATCCTCGAGAAAAAGACCGGCAAAGACCTCGGCACCTACATGCTCTCGCAGTTTGCTTCGGAGCAAGCTAATGCCGAACGATTTGCTGAACGAGTGAAGACCGGCGACGACGAGCATCAATTGTTCATTCGCTTCCGCCGCGCTTATCAGCCTTACACCGTCACGCTCGAGAATGTGAGTAAGGATGATTACCTCGGCAGCGATACACCGCGTAATTACTCGTCTGATATCATCCTGCGCGACCCCAAACTGGGAGTCGATGAGAAGGTACATATCAAAATGAACGACCCACTCCGCTATGCGGGAGTGACGTTCTACCAAAGTGGCTACAGCAAGGTGATGCAAGGTGGCAAGCCGACCGAAGCGACCACTCTGGCCGTGGTTTACAATCGTGGCTGGATGATCCCTTACGTCGCCTGCATGATTGTGGCGACCGGCATGCTGGCTCACTTCCTAATTGCTTTAGGCCGATTTCTGGCTCGCGACTTAATGCCCGATGTGCCGGTTCTGGCAACGCCGGTTGCTCCGACACTGTTCGCATCGACCAAGGGGAAGCAAAAGCCCAAACAGCGTGAGCAGGAATTGCCCGCGATTGCGCCAACGCGTCAGCGCGACTGGCCGACGATCATCCTCTGCGCATCAGTGGCGGTGATGTTCTTTGCCTTTATCGGATCGATCACACGAACGAAAAAGCCAGCTGCCGATCAATTTGATCTGGTGAGTTTTGGCGAGTTGCCGATGGCCCATCGTGGTCGCGTGAAGCCGCTCGACACCTATGCCCGCAACACGCTCCGCACCCTCTCGATGCGCGAGCAGATCAAAGACAAAGATGGAAACACCATCTCCGCCACCAGGTGGTTCCTCGACACGGTCACAGGAGCTGATGCGGCGCTCGAGTACAAGATCTTTCGCATCGACGATTTCGAGATCCTGAAACTATTTGGCATCAAACGCGAAAAGGGAAATCTCTATTCGGCCGTCCAACTGCGCGACAACATTGGCGAGTTCCAAAAACAGTCGGAAGCAGCACGAAAAATTAAGGTCGACGATCGAACTCCGTATCAAGTGAATCTGCTGCAACTCGATCAGCGGCTGCAAGCTTACATGGTGATGATCCGCTCGTTCACACCACCGAACTTGCCCCCCTTCCCCTCTCCGGAACTCGTACGAACCGATCGTCAGGAAGCCGTGCGGCAATTCCAGAATTTCCAGCTAGCGGTTTCCGAACAGACCGAACTGCTGAAGGAGATGCAGCCCCCGCTTGCCATTGCGCTCACTCCATCCAAGGATCTGGATGATAAGGGGCGCTGGACCAACTATCCCGAGGCGTTTATCAACTCTTTCTTCGAGTCGCAGTTAACCGGCAAAGAACCTGATGCCGCAGTCCTGCAGTTCGAGACAATGCTCGACTCGTACCGAAGTGGCGATGTCTCCAAGTTCAACGCCGCACTGCTGCAGTACAAGGGAGGACTCAGCTCGAAACCACCTGTCGATTACAAACCGGCACAAACGAGTTTCGAGGCCTATTTCAATCAGGTCTCTCCATTCTTCTACGGCTGGCTCGTCTACCTCGTTGTGTTCGTGATTGCTCTAGCCGCCATTTTGTTTCAATCGAGGGCGCTCAACTCGGCTGCGTTCACGCTGCTGGTGCTGATGTTCGTGCTCCATACGGTTTCGCTCCTCGCTCGTATCTACATTTCGGGTCGTCCACCCGTCACCAACCTTTATTCCTCGGCGATTTTCATCGGCTGGGGAGCGGTGATGTTCGGGATCGCGATCGAAATGATCTATAAGATAGGGGTCGGAAATCTGGTCGCTGCAATCATGGGCTACTCCACGCTCCAAATTGCTTACCAACTCGCCGCTGGTGGCGACACGATCGAAGTGCTGCAAGCGGTTCTCGACACGCAGTTCTGGCTCGCCACTCACGTCGTCTGCATCACGCTCGGTTACGTGGCGACTTTTGTCGCCGGTGTTATCGGTGTGATCTATGTCGTGTTCGGTCTGGCCACACCGGTGCTCCAGAAAGATACCCGTAAAGATCTCGGACGGATGATGTATGGCGTCACCTGTTTCGCAATCTTCTTCAGCTTCGTCGGCACCGTGCTGGGGGGACTTTGGGCCGACGATTCGTGGGGCCGTTTCTGGGGCTGGGACCCCAAAGAGAACGGAGCATTGATGATCGTGCTCTGGAACGCCGTGGTGCTCCATGCTCGCTGGGACAAGATGATTGCCGATCGAGGATTGGCCGTTGTTTCGATCCTTGGAAACGTGGTGACCGCTTGGAGCTGGTTCGGTGTGAACGAGCTGGGAGTGGGGCTCCATTCGTACGGCTTCACCGATGGGACGATGTTCCGTCTGGTGCTGTTCGCGATCTCGCAGTTCGTACTCGCGGCGCTCGGCTGTTTGCCCATGCATCTCTGGTACAGCGTTGCTGCGGAAAACGCTCCTCCTGCGAAATCCTTCTCCAAGGCGTAA